A portion of the Paenibacillus marchantiae genome contains these proteins:
- a CDS encoding MerR family transcriptional regulator — translation MTYSISEVAKELNLTVYTLRYYDKEGLMPFVERTPGGARNFKESDIDFLKIIQCLKATGMPIKDIKDFIAWCSEGDSTLQERYDMFTERKASVEAQMEELRKTMEVIEHKRAYYRTALDAGTEEIHQSKRMGNFIAN, via the coding sequence ATGACGTATTCAATTAGCGAGGTTGCTAAAGAATTGAATCTAACCGTATATACATTGCGCTACTATGACAAGGAAGGACTCATGCCCTTTGTAGAGCGTACCCCTGGCGGAGCACGAAACTTCAAAGAATCAGACATCGATTTTTTAAAGATCATTCAATGTCTGAAAGCTACCGGGATGCCGATCAAGGATATCAAAGATTTTATTGCATGGTGTTCCGAGGGGGACTCCACCTTGCAGGAGCGATATGACATGTTCACCGAACGCAAGGCCAGTGTAGAAGCGCAAATGGAAGAACTTAGAAAGACCATGGAAGTTATTGAACATAAACGTGCATATTACAGGACTGCTCTCGATGCTGGAACGGAAGAGATTCATCAAAGCAAGAGAATGGGAAATTTCATTGCTAACTAA
- a CDS encoding class I SAM-dependent methyltransferase, whose translation MTHSTTQTLSLLDCSCGIGTQAIGLAKYGYNVSATDVSPDSVKRAEKEAASRGVNINFGVADFRSLDTDLTGVFDIVLSADNAIPHHLQTEIYIRPFKIYIQSLIGMACSLLL comes from the coding sequence TTGACTCATTCTACTACCCAGACCCTTTCACTTTTGGATTGTTCATGTGGTATAGGTACACAAGCAATCGGACTGGCGAAATACGGGTATAACGTAAGTGCGACTGACGTAAGTCCTGATTCCGTAAAAAGAGCTGAGAAAGAAGCCGCATCTCGCGGAGTTAACATAAACTTTGGGGTAGCCGACTTTCGCTCGTTGGATACAGATCTAACGGGAGTTTTTGATATCGTTCTATCCGCAGACAATGCTATTCCACATCACTTACAGACGGAGATTTACATAAGGCCTTTCAAAATATATATACAAAGCTTAATCGGAATGGCTTGTTCATTGCTACTATAA
- a CDS encoding cupin domain-containing protein, whose translation MTNEHLSNSTIFPLGKKVEANFIGDAYLEMVFTDETPLNTSIGNVTFAPGARNNWHSHAVGQVLLVTGGEGWYQEEGKPARLLKTGDVVNIPPNAKHWHGATADSWFVHLAMTPGQTEWLEPVNDEWYNAL comes from the coding sequence ATGACAAACGAACATTTGAGTAACAGCACCATCTTCCCACTCGGAAAGAAAGTAGAAGCCAATTTTATTGGAGATGCGTATCTGGAGATGGTCTTTACAGATGAAACTCCACTTAACACTAGCATTGGAAATGTCACTTTCGCGCCAGGAGCACGCAATAATTGGCATTCGCATGCTGTAGGTCAAGTGTTACTTGTTACAGGTGGTGAAGGCTGGTACCAGGAAGAAGGTAAACCCGCACGATTGCTTAAAACCGGAGATGTTGTAAATATTCCTCCTAACGCGAAGCACTGGCATGGGGCAACAGCCGATAGTTGGTTTGTGCATTTGGCTATGACACCTGGACAAACCGAATGGTTAGAACCTGTGAATGATGAGTGGTACAACGCGCTCTAA
- a CDS encoding carboxymuconolactone decarboxylase family protein, whose protein sequence is MEKKQTAGRDILGEFAPKFAELNDDILFGQVWSRVEELSSRDRSMITVSALIAGGNFEQLTPHLHKAKENGVTRNEVSEMITHLSFYVGWPKAWSAFNIAKDIYK, encoded by the coding sequence ATGGAAAAAAAACAAACTGCTGGAAGAGATATATTAGGTGAGTTTGCCCCGAAATTTGCAGAGTTGAATGATGATATTCTGTTTGGCCAGGTATGGTCAAGAGTAGAAGAATTATCTAGTCGTGATCGCAGTATGATTACCGTCTCTGCACTTATTGCCGGTGGAAATTTCGAACAATTAACCCCACACCTTCACAAAGCAAAGGAAAATGGAGTAACTCGTAATGAAGTGTCTGAAATGATTACTCATCTTTCCTTCTATGTGGGCTGGCCGAAGGCATGGTCTGCGTTCAATATTGCAAAAGATATTTATAAATAA
- a CDS encoding GIY-YIG nuclease family protein, which yields MDMNKRRELLEEYKQIKTYMGVAQIKNKVNGKIYIDSYPNLKNKWFTLQMQLDQGRFANAELQKEWREFGEDAFTYEVLEQKDIDKVTDIRWEQKQILKPWLQKLQPYGDKGYNRPPQN from the coding sequence ATGGATATGAACAAGCGCAGGGAGCTGCTGGAGGAATATAAGCAGATCAAGACGTATATGGGTGTAGCCCAAATTAAAAACAAAGTAAACGGTAAAATCTATATCGACAGCTATCCCAACTTGAAAAACAAATGGTTTACGCTGCAGATGCAACTGGATCAAGGAAGATTTGCAAATGCCGAGTTACAAAAAGAGTGGAGAGAGTTCGGAGAAGACGCATTCACTTATGAGGTACTGGAACAGAAGGACATCGACAAGGTGACGGATATACGTTGGGAACAAAAACAAATCCTGAAGCCGTGGCTTCAGAAGTTACAACCTTACGGAGACAAGGGCTATAATAGACCTCCACAGAATTAA
- a CDS encoding SDR family oxidoreductase produces the protein MSNIEGKVIILTGASSGIGEATAKVLASKGAKLVLAARREERLVQLQKEIQNNGGHAIIKPTDVTSQTQMEDLAKYALSEFGKIDVLINNAGIMPQAFLFKKKIDEWDNMIDVNIKGVLYAIAAVLPSMREQKSGHILNLSSVAGHNIYPGGTVYCGTKHAVTAISEGLRQEEAMSGTNIRVTNISPGAVTSELVETTSDPESKAGLDEFYKSAIDADNIARAIAFAIEQPSDVAINEMIIRPTVQVG, from the coding sequence ATGTCTAATATTGAGGGTAAAGTTATAATTCTTACGGGAGCATCCAGTGGAATTGGAGAAGCTACCGCGAAAGTTCTTGCTTCAAAAGGTGCCAAACTGGTATTAGCAGCTCGTCGGGAAGAGCGTTTAGTACAATTACAAAAAGAAATTCAGAACAATGGCGGTCACGCTATTATCAAACCAACAGATGTGACTTCGCAAACTCAAATGGAAGACTTGGCTAAGTATGCACTAAGCGAATTTGGTAAAATCGATGTTCTAATCAACAATGCAGGAATCATGCCTCAAGCCTTTCTTTTCAAGAAAAAAATTGATGAATGGGACAACATGATCGATGTAAACATTAAAGGTGTCCTCTATGCTATTGCAGCGGTTCTTCCGTCCATGAGAGAACAGAAATCAGGTCATATTTTGAACCTTTCCTCTGTTGCTGGACATAACATATATCCGGGTGGAACTGTATACTGTGGAACAAAGCATGCCGTTACAGCAATCTCCGAAGGGTTGCGTCAGGAAGAAGCCATGAGCGGCACCAATATCAGAGTCACCAATATTTCTCCAGGCGCTGTCACCAGCGAGTTAGTGGAAACGACAAGTGATCCTGAGTCCAAAGCAGGTTTAGATGAGTTCTACAAATCCGCTATTGATGCCGATAACATCGCACGTGCAATCGCATTTGCAATTGAGCAACCATCGGATGTCGCAATTAACGAAATGATCATTCGCCCAACGGTTCAAGTCGGTTAA
- a CDS encoding DUF6530 family protein, which yields MKIPTTLKHKPVIVSDNYEKVDGRMAGNTDAKGLSLGLAQWNDRGKVDISAKVWRYTGEKWSRQSEELPLHRVLDLSILICRSLEHFREAYRYENLYDPEQPVIDRVGLQGDAMSVEICTDNERINEDIKLFSQALSDDDEMIGERLRTLSKILKDMGY from the coding sequence TTGAAAATACCTACAACGTTAAAACATAAACCTGTTATCGTCTCGGATAATTATGAAAAGGTTGATGGCCGAATGGCCGGAAACACGGACGCAAAAGGTCTTTCCCTGGGATTGGCCCAGTGGAACGATAGAGGAAAGGTTGATATTTCAGCGAAAGTATGGAGATACACTGGAGAAAAGTGGTCCAGACAATCTGAGGAACTGCCTCTCCATCGCGTGCTGGATTTGTCCATTCTGATCTGTCGGTCTTTGGAACATTTTCGCGAGGCCTATAGATATGAGAATTTATATGACCCAGAGCAGCCTGTCATCGATCGTGTTGGCCTGCAAGGGGATGCAATGTCCGTGGAGATCTGTACGGACAATGAGAGAATAAATGAAGATATTAAGCTGTTCAGCCAAGCTCTGAGTGATGACGATGAAATGATTGGCGAGCGTTTGCGCACATTATCCAAAATATTAAAGGATATGGGTTATTAA
- a CDS encoding NAD(P)-dependent alcohol dehydrogenase, with translation MITAKARAVDGPHQSFRAAEIKRRDLDLHDVLIEIKYAGICHSDIHTAHGEWGPVNYPLVPGHEIAGIVTDVGAEVSKYKVGDRVGVGCMVDSCGECENCRQGEEQYCLKGNVPTYAGVDKYGEPTQGGYSTHIVVTEEFIVRIPDNIELDVAAPLLCAGITTYSPLNHWGAGPGKKVAVVGLGGLGHMAVKIAHAMGAEVTVLSQSLKKKEDGLQFGADHYYATSEPDTFKKLAGSFDLIINTVSANIDINAYFSLLTLDGTLVNVGAPGEPLAVNVMSLIGHRRSFAGSMIGGIRETQEMLDFCAEHSIVPMIEVISADQIDEAYKRVLASDVKYRFVIDTSTI, from the coding sequence ATGATAACTGCTAAAGCACGAGCTGTTGACGGTCCGCACCAATCATTCCGGGCGGCTGAGATTAAACGACGCGATTTGGATTTGCACGATGTCCTGATCGAGATTAAATATGCCGGCATTTGCCATTCTGACATCCATACTGCTCACGGCGAATGGGGCCCCGTAAACTATCCGCTCGTACCTGGACATGAGATCGCAGGAATTGTTACAGATGTGGGAGCCGAAGTTTCAAAGTACAAAGTTGGTGACCGAGTAGGAGTTGGATGCATGGTTGACTCCTGTGGCGAATGTGAGAACTGCCGCCAAGGAGAAGAGCAGTATTGTCTCAAAGGAAATGTTCCCACCTACGCGGGTGTTGATAAGTACGGCGAACCTACACAAGGTGGATACTCCACTCACATCGTCGTAACTGAGGAGTTCATCGTTCGTATTCCGGATAACATCGAGCTGGATGTCGCTGCACCTCTTCTATGTGCAGGTATTACAACATACTCGCCGCTGAATCATTGGGGAGCGGGACCAGGTAAAAAAGTAGCGGTTGTAGGTCTGGGCGGTCTGGGTCATATGGCTGTCAAAATTGCACATGCCATGGGGGCAGAAGTAACTGTTCTGTCACAATCATTGAAGAAAAAAGAGGATGGTTTGCAATTCGGGGCAGATCATTACTATGCCACAAGTGAACCAGATACGTTCAAAAAACTCGCCGGGTCTTTTGATCTGATTATTAACACGGTAAGTGCAAATATCGACATCAATGCATACTTCTCACTGCTCACTCTGGATGGCACGTTGGTTAATGTGGGTGCTCCTGGGGAGCCGTTGGCAGTAAATGTGATGTCCCTCATTGGTCACCGTCGTTCATTTGCTGGTTCAATGATCGGTGGCATCCGTGAGACTCAGGAAATGCTTGATTTCTGTGCAGAACATAGTATTGTTCCTATGATCGAAGTCATTTCAGCTGACCAAATTGACGAAGCATACAAACGTGTATTAGCTTCTGATGTGAAGTACAGATTCGTAATTGACACTAGCACAATTTAA